A region of Carnobacterium gallinarum DSM 4847 DNA encodes the following proteins:
- the hemG gene encoding protoporphyrinogen oxidase, with translation MERAKKRIAIIGGGITGLTAAYRINEQIKNENLPFELILLEGSSRVGGKIRSLQIENRFIDVGAESIDVRFSEALSLITELGLKNQLIYSSGDKPDVYFYNELHQLNYPTYKGIPIYPNDIWKNDILTFNGKLANYKDMFMPKLDWIENDIPLSDFLKRRLGEEQVEHVIEPFFSKIYAGDLDEMGVRSSKEFVFDVERKHRRFSKGLAKHPEYFDGDGNYITFKEGLEVLPKKLAESLESHIQYGKKVFDIKENNESTYIIDVNHKEQIRVGAIIVATPLTEYSRLFKSKELSNFLNQTVTASIGFILFSFPKGAIKKEPKGFGFVTPRRNDSHVTSVVFLDKKWPSLKQSDDEILIGANFGRRGEDSIVSLSNMEIEEHILKDLKQILGVEVAPNYMKIARWPNAIPQYTVNHENLKQEVMQSLRKDYPGIYIAGNGFGGFGINQCVEEANRVSKAVVEYMKIQNCI, from the coding sequence ATGGAAAGAGCCAAAAAACGAATTGCTATCATCGGTGGAGGAATCACAGGACTAACTGCCGCATATCGAATAAATGAACAAATAAAAAACGAGAACCTGCCATTTGAGTTGATTTTATTAGAAGGCTCAAGTAGAGTTGGCGGAAAAATCCGAAGTTTGCAAATAGAGAACCGTTTCATTGACGTAGGAGCAGAATCAATTGATGTGCGTTTTTCAGAAGCCCTATCATTAATAACAGAACTTGGTTTAAAAAATCAGCTGATATACAGTTCTGGAGATAAGCCGGATGTTTATTTTTACAATGAGCTTCATCAATTAAACTATCCAACTTACAAAGGAATTCCTATTTACCCAAATGACATTTGGAAAAATGATATTTTAACTTTTAATGGAAAACTGGCAAATTATAAAGATATGTTTATGCCTAAACTAGATTGGATTGAAAATGATATTCCTTTAAGTGACTTTTTAAAACGTAGACTTGGTGAAGAACAAGTTGAGCATGTTATTGAACCTTTCTTTTCTAAAATATACGCAGGTGATTTAGATGAGATGGGTGTGAGAAGCTCGAAGGAATTTGTTTTTGACGTAGAGCGAAAACATCGACGGTTTTCAAAAGGCTTAGCTAAACATCCAGAATATTTCGACGGTGATGGAAACTATATTACCTTTAAAGAAGGTTTAGAAGTATTACCTAAAAAACTCGCAGAATCTTTAGAATCTCATATTCAATATGGAAAAAAAGTTTTTGACATTAAAGAAAATAATGAATCTACCTATATTATTGATGTTAATCACAAAGAACAAATTCGAGTAGGAGCAATTATTGTTGCAACACCTTTAACTGAATATAGTCGTTTATTTAAATCAAAAGAATTAAGTAATTTCTTAAATCAAACAGTGACGGCTTCAATTGGCTTTATTTTATTTAGCTTTCCTAAGGGAGCGATAAAAAAAGAACCAAAGGGCTTTGGTTTTGTGACTCCTAGAAGAAATGATTCTCATGTGACATCGGTTGTATTTTTAGACAAGAAATGGCCTAGTTTAAAACAATCAGATGATGAAATTTTAATTGGAGCTAATTTTGGTCGCCGTGGTGAAGATTCAATTGTTTCTTTAAGCAATATGGAGATTGAAGAGCATATTTTAAAAGATCTAAAACAAATATTAGGAGTTGAAGTGGCTCCTAATTATATGAAAATAGCTCGTTGGCCAAATGCAATTCCCCAATATACAGTTAACCATGAGAATCTTAAACAAGAGGTAATGCAATCGCTAAGAAAAGACTATCCAGGTATTTATATTGCTGGAAATGGTTTTGGTGGATTTGGTATTAACCAATGTGTTGAAGAAGCGAATCGTGTTTCAAAAGCTGTTGTTGAGTATATGAAAATACAAAATTGTATTTAG
- a CDS encoding M42 family metallopeptidase — MEAKELELLKKLTDAKGVPGNEGQVREVFVKYAEKNADKIFYDGLGSVIAKQVGDKEGPKVLFAGHLDEVGFMVTAITPEGFIKFQTLGGWWAQVMLAQQVEITTSKNKVIHGVIGCKPPHVLTAEVRNKAYDIQDMFIDIGATSQAEALEWGVKPGDMVTPYIEFKRLNESKFLLAKAWDNRIGMAVTLRVLENLKASGHPNIAFGAANAQEEVGLRGAKTATYLVDPDIAFALDTGTAGDTPGMTPKEADSKLGNGPQIIIYDASMVAHKALRDFVVSVAEELEIPFQYTVIAGGGTDAGSQHVTRNGMPALAITVATRYLHSHTSVIHEDDYLNTVKLVTEVVKRLDKETVKKIKFS, encoded by the coding sequence ATGGAAGCAAAAGAATTAGAGTTGTTAAAAAAATTAACAGATGCTAAAGGTGTACCAGGAAATGAAGGTCAAGTTCGTGAGGTATTCGTAAAATATGCTGAAAAAAATGCCGATAAGATTTTTTACGATGGACTAGGAAGTGTCATTGCTAAGCAAGTTGGTGACAAAGAAGGACCAAAAGTGCTATTCGCCGGACATCTAGATGAAGTCGGATTCATGGTGACAGCCATTACTCCAGAAGGATTTATTAAGTTCCAAACACTTGGAGGCTGGTGGGCACAAGTGATGCTTGCACAACAAGTTGAAATTACAACAAGTAAAAATAAAGTCATTCATGGTGTTATTGGATGTAAACCACCTCATGTTTTAACAGCTGAAGTACGTAATAAAGCCTATGATATCCAAGATATGTTTATTGACATTGGTGCTACTAGTCAAGCTGAAGCACTAGAATGGGGTGTGAAACCTGGCGATATGGTAACCCCTTATATTGAATTTAAACGCTTAAACGAATCGAAATTCCTTTTAGCGAAAGCTTGGGATAATCGGATTGGGATGGCTGTAACCTTGCGTGTTTTAGAGAATTTAAAAGCAAGTGGTCATCCGAATATTGCTTTTGGAGCTGCTAATGCACAAGAAGAAGTAGGACTTAGAGGTGCTAAAACAGCAACCTACTTAGTGGACCCAGATATTGCCTTTGCATTAGATACTGGAACAGCAGGAGATACGCCAGGAATGACTCCTAAAGAAGCAGATTCTAAATTAGGCAATGGGCCGCAAATTATTATTTATGATGCATCAATGGTGGCTCATAAAGCCTTACGTGATTTTGTTGTAAGTGTAGCAGAAGAATTAGAAATTCCTTTCCAATATACCGTAATTGCTGGTGGTGGAACAGATGCGGGAAGTCAACATGTTACTCGTAATGGTATGCCTGCATTAGCAATAACAGTTGCTACACGCTATTTGCATTCTCATACTTCAGTTATTCATGAAGATGATTATTTAAATACAGTCAAATTAGTAACAGAAGTTGTAAAACGATTAGACAAAGAAACTGTTAAAAAAATTAAATTTAGTTAA
- a CDS encoding peptide ABC transporter substrate-binding protein has product MKKSKLIGLASIALLSTVVLTACGGSKEDTSKNESGKDTNSELADKQEINLIETAEIPTMDSVLNTDAVGSIVMNNVFEGLYRKDLKGENALAMAAEEPKVSEDGLTYTFKIRKDAKWSNGDAVTANDFVFAWQRVINPTTAAQYSYMMSGVIENATEIAAGEKAPTDLGVKAIDANTLEVKLAADIPYFKDLLSLTMYMPQNEKYVTEKGESYAKNSDNLVYNGPFQLTDWDGTGLSWAYKKNDTYWDKKAVKLDRINVDVIKETGTALNLYDSGDIDQMKLAGEYVQTRDGDPDLINIPTASVFYLKYNQKRDGKDTPLANENIRKALSMAFDKQAYSDTVLQNGSIPADGFIPSGLAKDPKNNEDFREENGTLLKYNQKEAAKLWKKGLKELGTDKITLEMLSDDTENAKRSLEFMQNQLEENLSGLKINLKNVPFKVRVQLNNEMDYDIQVAGWSADYPDPINYLELFGTDNSNNRSNYSNAEYDKLLKEIGTTSLANPEKRWEQMLEAEKILMKTAGIGPMYQRYNAVLQKPYIKDMVRQLVGPEYSYKWAYVTKQ; this is encoded by the coding sequence TTGAAAAAAAGTAAATTAATTGGTTTAGCTAGTATTGCTTTACTTTCAACAGTCGTATTAACAGCATGTGGTGGTAGTAAAGAAGATACATCTAAAAATGAAAGTGGCAAAGATACAAATAGTGAGTTAGCAGATAAACAAGAAATAAACTTGATTGAAACTGCTGAAATTCCAACAATGGATTCAGTCTTAAATACAGACGCAGTCGGTTCAATTGTGATGAACAATGTTTTTGAAGGTTTATATCGTAAAGATTTAAAAGGTGAAAATGCTTTAGCTATGGCTGCGGAAGAACCAAAAGTTAGTGAAGATGGGTTAACCTATACCTTTAAAATCCGTAAAGATGCAAAATGGTCAAATGGCGATGCGGTTACAGCAAATGATTTTGTATTTGCTTGGCAACGTGTCATTAATCCAACAACAGCAGCACAATATTCTTATATGATGTCTGGCGTTATTGAAAATGCAACAGAAATTGCAGCAGGTGAAAAAGCTCCTACTGATTTAGGCGTAAAAGCGATTGATGCAAACACATTAGAAGTAAAATTAGCAGCAGATATCCCTTACTTTAAGGATTTATTAAGCTTAACAATGTATATGCCTCAAAATGAAAAATATGTAACTGAAAAAGGCGAAAGCTATGCTAAAAATAGCGATAACTTAGTTTACAATGGTCCTTTCCAATTAACAGACTGGGATGGCACTGGTTTAAGCTGGGCATATAAAAAGAATGACACTTATTGGGATAAGAAAGCTGTAAAACTTGACCGTATCAATGTAGACGTTATTAAAGAAACAGGAACAGCCTTGAATTTATACGATTCTGGCGATATTGACCAAATGAAATTAGCTGGTGAATATGTTCAAACCCGTGATGGAGATCCTGATTTAATTAACATTCCAACGGCTTCTGTTTTCTATTTAAAATACAATCAAAAACGTGATGGGAAAGATACGCCGTTAGCCAATGAAAATATCCGCAAAGCTCTTTCAATGGCGTTCGATAAGCAAGCTTACTCAGATACAGTATTGCAAAATGGTTCGATACCAGCTGATGGATTCATTCCATCAGGATTAGCTAAAGATCCTAAAAATAACGAAGACTTCCGTGAAGAAAATGGGACTTTATTAAAATACAATCAAAAAGAAGCAGCAAAATTATGGAAAAAAGGCTTAAAAGAACTGGGAACAGATAAAATTACTTTAGAAATGCTTTCAGATGATACTGAAAATGCAAAACGTTCATTAGAATTTATGCAAAATCAGTTAGAAGAAAACTTATCAGGCTTAAAAATTAACCTAAAAAATGTACCATTTAAAGTTCGTGTTCAATTAAATAACGAAATGGACTATGATATACAAGTTGCAGGTTGGAGTGCTGACTATCCAGATCCAATTAACTATTTAGAGCTGTTTGGAACAGACAACAGTAACAATCGTTCAAATTATTCAAATGCTGAATATGACAAACTATTAAAAGAAATTGGAACAACAAGTTTGGCAAACCCAGAAAAACGTTGGGAACAAATGTTAGAAGCAGAAAAAATCTTGATGAAAACAGCTGGAATTGGTCCAATGTACCAACGCTATAACGCTGTACTACAAAAACCATATATTAAAGATATGGTACGTCAATTAGTTGGTCCAGAGTATTCATACAAATGGGCTTATGTAACAAAACAATAA
- a CDS encoding DUF975 family protein: MKISDYRLAAREKLRGRWGVFALLVLISVLLSKGINVVFDVFLGKDYPWIMLLSSLFLTFAFNYGLFYASLLVSRGQDISLKMIFSGFNEGRYLPLLLINIMEQLVTIILSLILALPFMGILGASILSSIFLSSGGITINSVFELAGVGGFSALAFLTILFVLIIAGIGLLVDGFFQIIVLMRLEDSRLSFRDLVKSSLALLKGNWWNLFLLQISFIGWSLLGIFLVPLLWVIPYRLVSITEFYQATKK, from the coding sequence ATGAAAATTAGTGATTATCGTTTGGCTGCCAGAGAAAAATTAAGAGGTCGATGGGGAGTCTTTGCTTTACTAGTACTGATTTCAGTTCTTTTAAGTAAAGGGATTAATGTAGTATTTGATGTTTTTCTGGGGAAAGATTATCCTTGGATAATGTTGCTTTCCAGTTTATTTTTAACCTTTGCTTTTAATTATGGGTTATTTTATGCTAGTTTATTAGTTAGTCGAGGTCAAGATATTTCCTTGAAAATGATTTTTAGTGGGTTTAATGAAGGTCGGTATCTTCCTTTATTGTTAATTAATATTATGGAACAATTAGTGACTATAATTTTAAGTTTAATTCTTGCGTTGCCATTTATGGGGATTTTAGGGGCTAGTATTCTTTCAAGTATTTTTCTTTCAAGTGGTGGTATAACAATTAACTCAGTTTTTGAACTCGCTGGAGTGGGTGGTTTTAGTGCCTTAGCATTTTTGACGATTTTATTTGTACTAATTATTGCTGGAATAGGATTATTAGTGGATGGTTTCTTTCAGATTATCGTTTTAATGAGATTAGAGGATTCTAGGCTCTCTTTTCGTGATTTAGTAAAATCTAGTTTGGCCTTATTAAAAGGAAACTGGTGGAATTTATTTTTACTTCAGATTTCTTTTATTGGTTGGAGTCTGTTAGGGATTTTTCTGGTTCCATTATTATGGGTAATCCCTTACCGATTAGTGTCCATTACGGAATTTTATCAAGCGACAAAAAAATAA
- a CDS encoding ABC transporter permease, whose protein sequence is MTLAKLAYKNMKTQFRDYFVYFVSMSFSIMVYFTFISMSYNKTLQDAAEKSFKIEAVLQASSILILLFVILFMFYSNAFFIKKRKKEIGLYNILGMRKWQIAELFFLENLFLGALALVIGIIFGSLLSKLFTMILFATMHLTIQLPFRLSFPTIGQTITVFVIIFIIVALQNASLVYRYKIVDLFKANTVGERLPKTSWVTSVLGFLGIAMMIFGYAIALNLITIIDYVGYKNSGYIFLFAVLSILFNVVVGTYLFFNSFLILVIKFGQKHKKIYYKGMNLVTIGNLLFRLRRNAATLATIAVLSATTLCAVGGAALIYSFSERQINYESSFDLHYESSNREAKGIIESTLKKYPEFPITNKFTATYKTVLANDDDLYPNQKGDSFHLYSIISESAYNQAVEISRYGSKIQLNTPESTYFISQYYFAAVLGDPVSKRIELKNESIDLTIQGVSTAFPFGSPAANGDVLVVTDKTFAAINHPVTSFNRTGLMLKNYESSQKLNQELTEKIKDSNNNIFITIPDHDEASLPRNLINLRLPFEETIYLSIGSTMYIAVFLGLVFMFATGSIIMLKQLTEAEEESEHYHILKKIGVSSEEIKSSIYKQTAFVFALPMIIGLMHTIIAIRAISFFLMDTKSFLGYIACGSFIFIYFIFYLFTARAYNKIVNSRLF, encoded by the coding sequence ATGACCTTAGCTAAGCTTGCTTATAAAAATATGAAGACCCAGTTCCGTGATTATTTTGTTTACTTTGTTTCGATGTCTTTTTCAATCATGGTTTATTTTACCTTTATTTCTATGTCATATAATAAAACATTGCAAGATGCCGCTGAAAAAAGTTTTAAAATAGAGGCAGTATTGCAAGCAAGTAGTATTTTGATCTTATTATTTGTTATTTTGTTTATGTTTTATTCAAATGCTTTCTTTATTAAAAAACGCAAAAAAGAAATTGGTTTATACAATATATTAGGAATGCGTAAGTGGCAGATTGCTGAACTCTTTTTTTTAGAAAATCTTTTTTTAGGAGCTTTGGCTTTAGTTATCGGTATTATTTTTGGTAGTTTATTGTCAAAACTATTTACAATGATTTTATTTGCTACGATGCATTTAACGATACAGCTGCCTTTTAGATTATCGTTCCCTACTATTGGTCAAACGATTACGGTTTTTGTTATTATTTTTATCATTGTCGCGTTGCAAAATGCTAGCTTAGTCTATCGATATAAAATTGTCGATTTATTTAAAGCGAATACAGTTGGAGAACGACTGCCGAAAACAAGTTGGGTGACGAGTGTATTAGGTTTCTTAGGAATTGCGATGATGATTTTTGGTTATGCGATTGCATTAAATTTAATTACGATTATTGATTATGTAGGGTATAAAAATAGTGGATATATCTTTTTGTTTGCAGTCTTAAGTATTCTTTTTAATGTTGTAGTAGGGACTTATCTATTCTTTAATTCTTTTTTAATTCTAGTTATTAAATTTGGTCAAAAGCATAAAAAAATTTATTATAAGGGTATGAATTTGGTGACAATCGGCAATTTGTTATTTCGCTTAAGACGAAATGCTGCTACATTAGCAACTATTGCTGTTTTAAGTGCTACCACTCTCTGCGCAGTTGGAGGTGCAGCTCTTATTTATTCTTTTTCAGAACGCCAGATTAACTATGAAAGTTCCTTTGATTTACATTACGAATCCAGTAATCGTGAAGCAAAGGGGATCATAGAATCAACACTCAAAAAATATCCTGAATTTCCTATTACAAATAAATTTACAGCCACGTATAAAACAGTTCTTGCAAACGATGATGATTTATATCCTAATCAAAAAGGGGATTCATTTCATCTTTACAGTATAATTTCAGAATCAGCTTATAATCAAGCAGTAGAAATCTCACGTTATGGTTCTAAAATTCAATTAAATACACCTGAATCTACTTATTTTATTAGTCAATATTATTTTGCAGCAGTGTTGGGTGATCCGGTATCAAAACGAATTGAATTAAAAAATGAATCTATCGACTTAACTATTCAAGGCGTTTCAACAGCTTTTCCGTTTGGCAGTCCAGCAGCAAATGGGGATGTCTTAGTAGTTACAGATAAAACCTTTGCTGCAATCAACCATCCAGTCACAAGCTTTAATCGAACGGGATTAATGTTGAAAAATTACGAAAGCAGTCAAAAATTAAATCAAGAACTTACTGAAAAAATAAAAGATAGTAATAATAATATTTTTATTACTATTCCTGATCATGATGAAGCCTCTCTTCCAAGGAATTTAATTAATTTACGATTGCCATTTGAAGAAACCATTTATCTATCTATTGGATCAACGATGTATATCGCCGTTTTTCTAGGACTAGTATTTATGTTTGCTACAGGTAGCATTATTATGTTGAAGCAATTAACAGAAGCAGAAGAGGAAAGTGAACATTATCATATTCTAAAAAAAATTGGGGTAAGTTCTGAAGAAATAAAAAGTTCAATTTATAAACAAACGGCATTTGTTTTTGCGTTACCAATGATTATTGGCTTGATGCATACCATTATAGCCATTCGAGCAATTTCATTTTTTCTAATGGATACAAAGTCTTTCCTAGGATATATTGCCTGCGGGAGTTTCATTTTTATTTATTTCATTTTTTATCTATTTACTGCTAGAGCCTATAATAAAATTGTAAATAGTCGCTTATTTTAA
- a CDS encoding TIGR04197 family type VII secretion effector, producing the protein MKIKSDLTKAPQKATGLKNAANNLKQISTIETDRQTTIVGNQEAQEKVQLAQETAKQIADAVQDTI; encoded by the coding sequence TTGAAAATAAAAAGTGATTTAACCAAAGCACCCCAAAAAGCAACCGGATTAAAAAATGCCGCCAATAATCTAAAACAGATTTCAACGATAGAAACAGACAGGCAAACAACGATTGTGGGAAATCAAGAAGCGCAAGAAAAAGTTCAGCTAGCACAAGAGACCGCTAAACAAATTGCTGATGCGGTTCAGGATACTATTTAG
- a CDS encoding antibiotic biosynthesis monooxygenase family protein, whose translation MSLYVYTTTGTRPYLTNYLKEKHVLHNFTLMQKTNASDIYLLLDETDAASVFNAPFGYENRFQYGEKPHDGVAVFEHIGLAPENEKSFLLQFEKIKTGLEEQPGLAALYLLRSEKKTAYVVLTFWTSDIYFNKWTKSEQFKPLIPYITDHQTRSSDITYADTFQLR comes from the coding sequence ATGAGTTTATATGTATATACCACAACAGGTACTCGCCCTTATTTAACTAATTATTTGAAAGAAAAGCATGTGCTTCACAATTTTACACTTATGCAAAAAACAAATGCATCTGATATTTATTTATTACTAGATGAAACAGATGCTGCTTCTGTTTTCAATGCGCCCTTCGGTTATGAGAATCGCTTTCAATATGGCGAAAAACCTCATGATGGAGTAGCGGTTTTTGAACATATTGGCTTAGCACCTGAAAATGAGAAGAGCTTTTTACTACAATTTGAAAAAATTAAAACTGGATTAGAGGAACAACCAGGATTAGCAGCACTTTACTTATTACGCTCTGAGAAAAAGACTGCCTATGTTGTTTTGACTTTTTGGACGTCTGATATTTATTTCAATAAATGGACAAAGTCAGAGCAGTTCAAGCCTCTTATTCCATATATTACAGATCATCAAACACGTTCATCTGATATCACTTATGCTGATACATTTCAATTGCGTTAA
- a CDS encoding MBL fold metallo-hydrolase, translating into MKVTILGYWGGYPINNEGTSSYLIESEGFHLLVDAGSASLIALENHLDPLELDALILSHYHHDHIADVGVLQFMRQLKRKNNGEDRAPLLPIHAHTENPEGFKALTMDLVSEGVAYKEEDKVAIGPFEITFMRTLHPVPCFAMRIEEIKTGKVVVYTADSGFLPEFIPFSQNADVLLADTNFFEGMENHRVHMTAVEVGRIATKAGVKKLVLTHLPQTGDLELLKAQAINHAPDVDIVLAKKDLTIEL; encoded by the coding sequence ATGAAAGTAACAATTTTAGGTTATTGGGGTGGCTATCCAATCAATAATGAAGGAACAAGTTCGTATTTAATTGAATCAGAGGGATTTCATTTATTAGTAGATGCAGGAAGTGCATCTTTGATTGCCTTAGAAAATCATCTTGACCCACTAGAGCTAGATGCCTTGATTTTATCCCATTATCATCATGACCATATTGCTGACGTGGGAGTGTTACAATTTATGCGTCAATTAAAGCGTAAAAATAATGGAGAAGACAGAGCACCATTATTGCCTATCCACGCACATACTGAGAATCCAGAAGGGTTTAAAGCGCTGACGATGGATTTAGTTAGTGAAGGAGTTGCTTACAAGGAAGAGGATAAGGTAGCCATAGGTCCTTTTGAAATTACTTTTATGCGTACCTTACATCCGGTACCATGTTTTGCTATGCGTATTGAAGAAATAAAAACAGGAAAAGTAGTCGTATACACCGCAGATTCTGGATTTTTACCTGAATTCATTCCATTTAGTCAGAATGCGGACGTTCTATTGGCAGATACGAACTTTTTTGAAGGAATGGAAAATCATCGAGTTCATATGACTGCTGTTGAAGTTGGAAGAATTGCGACCAAAGCTGGCGTTAAAAAATTAGTCTTAACTCATTTGCCACAAACAGGTGATTTGGAGTTACTAAAAGCACAGGCTATCAATCATGCTCCTGATGTTGACATTGTTCTTGCAAAAAAGGATTTAACCATTGAATTATAA
- a CDS encoding peptide ABC transporter substrate-binding protein, with amino-acid sequence MKKGKLFSIAGITFASAIVLAACGGGTSSTKDDSASKSTSSSESGNMAKEQVLNLIEGAEIPTMNSVMNTDATSSIVMNNVFEGLYRQDLKNDSVLGMASEEPKVSDDKLTYTFKIREDANWSNGDPVTAKDFVFSWRRLVDPATAAPYSYMMAGVIENAREITAGEKQPDTLGVKAIDDKTLEVKLEKAVPYFKGLLSLSMFYPQNEKYVTEQGDKFASNSDTIIYNGPFKLTSWDGTGLSWKYEKNDTYWDKKSVKLDKINVDVVKEVSTALNLYDNGQIDRIGLSGEYVQTRQDDPDIKKLPTSYSFYFKFNQKRDGKDTPLTNENIRKAIAMAYDKQAYADTVLQNGSIPSGGLVPEGLAKDPKNDKDFREENGDLLKFDAKKAQDYWKKGLKELGVDKLDLELLSDDTENAKRSSEFMQGQLEENLPGLSLKLKNVPFKVRINDNDKQNYDIQLSGWGADYADPINFLELFGTTNGNNKSGYSNEKYDDLLKQISTTSLADPEKRWGQMRDAEKLLMDTAGIAPIYQRYLTVLQKPYVKDIGAHLVGADYSYKWAYVTEK; translated from the coding sequence ATGAAAAAAGGGAAATTATTTAGTATTGCAGGAATTACTTTTGCTTCAGCAATAGTTCTAGCTGCTTGTGGTGGGGGAACTAGTTCTACAAAAGATGATTCAGCTTCAAAATCAACATCAAGTAGCGAATCAGGAAACATGGCGAAAGAACAGGTTTTAAATCTAATTGAAGGTGCTGAAATTCCAACAATGAATAGTGTCATGAATACAGATGCTACTAGTTCAATTGTTATGAATAACGTATTTGAAGGTCTTTACCGTCAAGATTTAAAAAATGACTCTGTTTTAGGTATGGCTTCTGAAGAACCTAAAGTTAGTGATGATAAATTAACCTATACATTTAAAATTCGTGAGGATGCAAATTGGTCTAATGGTGATCCTGTAACAGCAAAGGACTTTGTTTTTTCTTGGAGACGTTTAGTGGATCCTGCAACAGCAGCGCCATATAGCTATATGATGGCAGGTGTTATTGAAAATGCAAGAGAAATTACTGCCGGTGAAAAACAACCTGATACATTAGGTGTTAAAGCGATTGATGATAAAACACTAGAGGTTAAATTAGAAAAAGCAGTACCTTACTTTAAAGGATTATTGTCATTATCAATGTTTTATCCACAAAATGAAAAGTATGTAACAGAACAAGGAGATAAATTTGCTTCAAATAGTGATACAATTATTTATAATGGACCATTTAAATTAACTTCTTGGGATGGAACTGGTTTATCTTGGAAATATGAAAAGAACGACACTTATTGGGATAAGAAAAGCGTAAAATTAGATAAAATCAATGTTGATGTGGTAAAAGAAGTTTCAACAGCATTAAACTTGTATGATAATGGCCAAATTGATCGCATAGGATTATCTGGTGAGTATGTACAAACACGTCAAGATGATCCAGATATTAAAAAATTACCGACATCATATAGTTTCTATTTCAAATTCAACCAAAAACGTGATGGGAAAGATACACCATTAACGAATGAAAATATCCGTAAAGCTATCGCTATGGCTTATGATAAACAAGCCTATGCAGATACTGTTTTACAAAATGGTTCAATCCCATCAGGTGGATTAGTACCAGAAGGATTAGCAAAAGATCCTAAGAATGATAAAGATTTCCGTGAAGAAAATGGCGATTTATTAAAATTTGATGCTAAAAAAGCTCAAGATTACTGGAAAAAAGGTTTGAAAGAATTAGGCGTTGATAAATTAGACTTAGAATTGCTTTCTGATGATACTGAAAATGCAAAACGCTCATCTGAATTTATGCAAGGTCAATTAGAAGAAAACCTTCCTGGCTTATCGCTTAAATTAAAAAATGTACCATTTAAAGTGCGTATTAACGATAATGATAAGCAAAATTATGATATTCAATTATCTGGTTGGGGCGCAGATTATGCTGACCCAATTAACTTCTTAGAATTATTTGGTACAACTAATGGAAACAATAAATCTGGCTATTCTAATGAAAAATACGACGATTTATTGAAACAAATTTCTACAACAAGTTTAGCTGATCCAGAAAAACGTTGGGGTCAAATGCGTGACGCAGAAAAACTTCTAATGGATACTGCTGGAATTGCACCAATCTATCAACGTTACTTGACAGTTTTACAAAAACCTTATGTTAAAGATATCGGTGCTCACTTAGTGGGAGCAGATTATTCGTACAAATGGGCTTATGTAACTGAAAAATAA